In Nocardia asteroides, the following proteins share a genomic window:
- a CDS encoding epoxide hydrolase family protein, translated as MTATATITPFRIEVPQARLDDLAARLRNALYPDELPGVGDAYGVPADRVRALAQYWLEEFDWRALESELNAYPQFTTEIEGEDIHFLHIRSSRPDATPVILTHGWPGSILEYVDVIAPLTEPESADDPAFHLVIPSLPGFGFSGPTRSTGWNRYRTARAWAELMARLGYERYGAIGNDGGSMVSPELGRIAPDRVLGVHVTQLFSFPSGDPAEFEGLSEADMAALGHLQWFHENKMAFNTLHSQQPQTLAYALADSPLGLLGWNSQLFGESLDARFVVANVALYWLTGTAGSSLRFYYEDAHATEHPTEPTTVPTALAMFAGDFQSIRRFAERDHGNIVSWNSYDTAAESGGANDAAGHYAAHEAPEVLVGDIRRFFAGLA; from the coding sequence ATGACCGCCACGGCCACCATCACCCCCTTCCGCATCGAGGTCCCGCAGGCCCGGCTCGACGACCTCGCCGCCCGCCTGCGCAACGCGCTGTACCCGGACGAGCTGCCCGGCGTCGGCGACGCCTACGGCGTCCCGGCCGACCGGGTGCGCGCCCTCGCGCAGTACTGGCTGGAAGAGTTCGACTGGCGCGCACTGGAATCCGAGCTGAACGCGTACCCGCAGTTCACCACCGAGATCGAGGGCGAGGACATCCACTTCCTGCACATCCGGTCCTCGCGACCCGACGCCACCCCGGTGATCCTCACCCACGGCTGGCCCGGCTCGATCCTCGAGTACGTCGACGTGATCGCCCCGCTCACCGAGCCCGAATCGGCCGACGATCCGGCCTTCCACCTGGTGATCCCCTCGCTGCCCGGCTTCGGCTTCTCCGGCCCCACCCGCAGCACCGGCTGGAACCGCTACCGCACCGCCCGCGCCTGGGCCGAGCTGATGGCCCGCCTCGGGTACGAGCGCTACGGCGCCATCGGCAACGACGGCGGCTCGATGGTCTCCCCCGAACTCGGCCGCATCGCGCCGGACCGCGTGCTCGGCGTGCATGTCACCCAGCTGTTCTCGTTCCCCTCCGGCGATCCGGCGGAGTTCGAGGGCCTGTCCGAGGCGGACATGGCCGCGCTGGGGCACCTGCAGTGGTTCCACGAGAACAAGATGGCCTTCAACACCCTGCACAGCCAGCAGCCGCAGACCCTGGCCTACGCGCTGGCCGATTCCCCGCTCGGCCTGCTCGGCTGGAACTCGCAGCTGTTCGGCGAATCCCTCGACGCGCGGTTCGTCGTGGCGAATGTGGCGCTGTACTGGCTCACCGGCACGGCGGGCTCGTCGCTGCGGTTCTACTACGAGGACGCGCACGCCACCGAACACCCCACCGAGCCGACCACGGTGCCGACCGCGCTGGCCATGTTCGCCGGTGACTTCCAGTCGATCCGCCGCTTCGCCGAGCGCGACCACGGCAATATCGTCAGCTGGAATTCCTACGACACCGCCGCGGAATCGGGCGGCGCGAACGACGCGGCCGGGCACTACGCCGCGCACGAGGCGCCCGAGGTGCTGGTCGGCGACATCCGCCGGTTCTTCGCCGGACTGGCCTGA